From a region of the Rhipicephalus microplus isolate Deutch F79 chromosome X, USDA_Rmic, whole genome shotgun sequence genome:
- the LOC142777471 gene encoding uncharacterized protein LOC142777471, giving the protein MQIPHKRAHFDGSLGHGAAFSAQRSLTMFAQVRLYALGLLSPVTLEWVVLPQAGEKEGPPSFCGLSLDVLFAAPPCLDTSLPFIRQHGTASDNPAVDKSAHFDGSLGHGAAFSAQRSLTLFAQEDLLPD; this is encoded by the coding sequence ATGCAAATTCCTCATAAGAGGGCACATTTCGACGGCAGCTTGGGCCACGGCGCTGCTTTTTCGGCGCAGCGCTCATTGACCATGTTTGCTCAGGTGCGTCTCTATGCCCTTGGCCTGCTGTCACCCGTTACCCTTGAGTGGGTCGTCTTGCCCCAAGCCGGCGAAAAGGAGGGACCACCGAGCTTCTGCGGCCTATCCTTGGATGTGCTGTTCGCTGCGCCGCCGTGTTTGGACACATCACTTCCCTTCATCCGGCAACATGGGACAGCATCGGATAACCCGGCAGTTGATAAGAGCGCACATTTCGACGGCAGCTTGGGCCACGGCGCTGCTTTTTCGGCGCAGCGCTCATTGACCTTGTTTGCTCAG